The window AATCTTGTTTTCTGCTTTATTACTATTTAAAGCTTGTACGTCAGTGTTAGCTGCGATAAAGGAAACTCCTTGTACTCCTTCATCAATCATTCGGTTTACAGCGTTACCACCGGCACCACCAACACCGATTACTTTAATGACTGCATTCTTGTTGTCATCAGAATCGAAAGTAAAATCCATTACTAAACCACCTTATTTTTAATCAAAAAATTTCTTAAAGAATTCTTTGATTCCTTTTTTATTATTCTTCTTATCATCATTCTCTTCAGACGTAGAGACCGTTGATGTAGCACTAGTCTTATTATAATCTTCTTTCTGCTCCATTTCACTAGGAGTTACGCGTCTTTTGAAAAATTTCATATTTTCTTGAGACGAAGATTGATTAGAAACAGGCGAAGTGACCTGATTTCCATAAATAACACTGTTAACCAAGTAGTCAATATCAGCCAAGTTATAAGCATAGTTTACTACGCCGTAGCCTGCTGCATACATTGGATTTCGCAATCCCATTTGATCAGGTTGGAAAATTCTAGCTTTTACGCCAAAATCTTCTTTAACAATATCATCAATGCCTTGCAATGCACTAGTACCACCAGTAATTACAACACCACCTGGCAAGTTAAATGCATCATGTGACTTTAATCCCTTTCCAATTCGACTAAATGTCTGATCGAGACGAGCATTAATTATTTCACTTAGATACTCTTCATCAATCATCTTAGGAGCATTTTCGCCTACTACATTTACTGGGAATTGGTTATCACTAGAAGTTAAACTCGGATCGGCATAACCAAACTGCAATTTGATCTTTTCAGCTTCTTTTTTCGACGTATTTAAAACAACTGAAATATCATTGGTAATGTCAATTCCGCCTTCTAAATCAATTGTTGCATACTTAATTTTATTCTCATGAATTACAGTAGCTGTAGTTGAACCTCCACCTAAATCAAGAATAATAGTTCCAAATGTTCTCTCTCCCTCGTCAAGAGCAACACTGGCAATTGCTAAAGGTGTAGGAACAAAGAAATTATTTTGATAGCCTGCTCTTTCAATAGCCTTTCGGATATTATGCAAATCTGCACTTGGTGCAGTTAACAAAATACCATGCACTTCAAGAGAGTGTGCGATCATCTTTCTTGGATCGTCAACGTCAGTTTTTCCATCAATTAAAAACTTATTGGGTAGAAAAGCAATTGCTTCTCGTCCATCTTTCAAGGCGGTATCAATTGCAGTTACCAAGACGCGTTTAACATCATTGTCTGTAACCTCTCTACCATTTTCTTCAATATTGATTAAACCAACTGCATTTTCTAATTGAAGTAGTCCTACTGGAATACCAGTTACTACACGATAGATCTTAGAATTTGTCTTTTGTGCTACTTTTTTCAAAACAGCACTAATACTTTCAGCCGTTTGATCAATATCGACAATCTTTCCATGCCTCATTCCTTTAGTAGGACCATTTGCAGCACCAATAATTTGCATTTCATTAGATGCAGTGTCAGCGACAACTGCTTTTACGCTTGTTGTTCCTATATCCAAGCCTACAAGTAAATCAGTTTTATCCAAGGTAATGCCCCCAAAACATAACTATATAATAAATTTTAACATATGGTTTTAGTTCTAACTAATATCAAGTCAGTCCCAATTTGACTTTTTCTGCTTGTGTGAGCGGTCTACTATAAGCTCCAATTTCAAAGTCAACTACAGATGGTTCCTTAAGCTGACTTTTAATCTTGTCATAGTAGCGTATTTTACTTTTAATTGTCGAAAGATTACCAATAACAATATTATTATCTTTCATCACTAAAATGATCTGTGTCGGTCTGCGCGTTTCACCACTCAGCATTTTCACTTGGTCACGTATATGTTGTGGGAGACTGGCATAAACCTTGATATCTTCACTAAGAGAAACTTTTTGATTATATCCAATAAACAAAGGTTTGCTTTTATCAATTTTGTTACTTGCAATAACTTGGCTACCAACTTTTCCAGTAGCTAGTATTTTACGGTAACCATCGCCTTCATGGATATATCCGATCACTGGTCGCTCTTTAATATTTAAAATTAGATGATTAGTCTTTTCTACGCCCACCTGTACTTTTTCTATTTCAGGAAAGGCAGCTGAGAGTTTTTGACTATATTTTTTACCCTTCAATAAGCAAAATACAACTTTATTTTCTGGGGTAATATCTAATGTCTTAACAACCTGCTTACTATTTAACTCAGGAGCGCCTTTAACTTGTACACTTGCCACATTAGCTTTTGGTGAAATATAGTAACCTAAAGCTAAAATACAGCATAACGAAAAGAAAATTATAAAACCTAAACGAGTTAATAAAGCATGACGTCGCTCAGCTTGTAGTTTAGTCAGTGAGGCAGAGACCCTTCTTTTCTCATTGTTATTAGCTTTATTTTTATAATCAATCCATCCCGATAATTCTTTCTTAGGATCTTTCTTGGTTATTTTCTTTTTGGCCACATGCCTCACTTCCTTTCATTATTTATTCTTTATCAAATTTTCCATCACTGAGATAACTTGATCAGATGCATCCGGCACACCTAATCGCTTAGAAGCTTCACTCATCTTCTTTGCATAATTTGTATCTAGCAAAATATGATCAATTGATGAAACAAAGTTATTTGGATTTAGGTCATCTTCTGCAATAACTAAAGCAGCTCCAGCCTTCTCCATATCCATTGCATTCTTCATTTGATGGTTATGAGTAACATTTGGACTAGGAATTAAAATTACAGGAACACCCAAAGCAGTGAATTCAGCTAAACTAGTTGCTCCAGATCTTGCAACAACACATGTCATTTGTGGTAATAAGCCTGGCATATTGTCGATATAAGGAACAATCTTAATATTTGAGCTAATTTCTTTACCAGCTAATTTCTTTTTAACGTCCCCATAATATAGTTGTCCAGTTGCCCAAATAACTTGATAAGGCTTAGTTTCAAGTTCGGATAATGATTTTTCGACAATTTGATTAATTGCTAAAGCACCACGCGAACCGCCGAAGATTAATACTGTTGGCATATTAGGATTTAAATCCCATTTTTTAGCAATATCGACATTTTCTTTATTGAGACCTAGAACTTGCTGAGAACGTGGGTTACCCGTTTTAACTAGTTTTTTCTTTTCTGAAAATTGCTTAGCTGCATCATCAAATGTGTAACAAATTTTGTCAACATAATGAGCTAAGAACTTATTAGCTAAACCAACAACAGAATTGGATTCATGGATAATAGTTGGGACATGCATCTTAGCTGCTTCATAAACTATCGCACCTGATACATAACCACCGGTTCCTACGACTACATCTGGCTTGAAGTTTTTAATAATTTGCTTTGCTTCTTTAGTAGCCTTGATGAAAAGCTCAATTGTTTCAAAATTCTTCAAAGGATGTTTTCGATCAAAACCTTTAATTTTTAGAGTTTTAAAAGGAATACCAGCTGCTGGAACTATCTTAGATTCTAGTCCGCGATCAGTTCCGACAAATAAAATTTCATCGTCTGTAACTAACTTACGTTCTTTCAAACGTTCAATCAATGCCATAATTGGGTAAATGTGGCCACCAGTTCCGCCACCAGAAAAAATTACTCTCATTTTACTTAGTCTTTAATTCCTTAATAAATTTTACAAAAAAGTCTCCACGTTCTTCAAAAGTATTAAATTGATCCCAAGAAGCACATGCTGGTGAGAACAAAATAACATCTCCTGCTTCACTCAATTCATATGCCCGTGGAACAGCTTCTTGTAGAGTATTAACAATTACAATATCTTTAATCCCTGCTTTACGAGCAGCATCAGCTAAAAGATATTTAGTTTCACCGTAAAGTACAATTGACTTTACATGTTTCTTAAACAGTGGAACTAATGAATCAAACATAAAACCACGATCTAATCCACCAGCAATCAAAACTTCAGGTTCTTTAAATGAAGGAATAGCTACAGTAGCAGCTTCAATATTAGTAGATTTTGAATCGTTATAAATCTTACGATCATTGTAAGTCATCACATATTGCAGACGGTGTGTAGCACCTGTAAAAGTACTTAGTGCATATTGAATGTCACTGTCATCTGCACCCATCAATTTAGAAATAGCAATTGCTACTAAACAATTTTGTTGGTTATGAATACCTGGGATCTTGATATCGCTGATCTTCATAATCTGATGATCATCTTTACTTTCAAGATATTCATCACCAATAAAATAATCTGCCATCTTATCTGTT of the Lactobacillus isalae genome contains:
- a CDS encoding cell division protein FtsQ/DivIB, whose protein sequence is MAKKKITKKDPKKELSGWIDYKNKANNNEKRRVSASLTKLQAERRHALLTRLGFIIFFSLCCILALGYYISPKANVASVQVKGAPELNSKQVVKTLDITPENKVVFCLLKGKKYSQKLSAAFPEIEKVQVGVEKTNHLILNIKERPVIGYIHEGDGYRKILATGKVGSQVIASNKIDKSKPLFIGYNQKVSLSEDIKVYASLPQHIRDQVKMLSGETRRPTQIILVMKDNNIVIGNLSTIKSKIRYYDKIKSQLKEPSVVDFEIGAYSRPLTQAEKVKLGLT
- the murG gene encoding undecaprenyldiphospho-muramoylpentapeptide beta-N-acetylglucosaminyltransferase is translated as MRVIFSGGGTGGHIYPIMALIERLKERKLVTDDEILFVGTDRGLESKIVPAAGIPFKTLKIKGFDRKHPLKNFETIELFIKATKEAKQIIKNFKPDVVVGTGGYVSGAIVYEAAKMHVPTIIHESNSVVGLANKFLAHYVDKICYTFDDAAKQFSEKKKLVKTGNPRSQQVLGLNKENVDIAKKWDLNPNMPTVLIFGGSRGALAINQIVEKSLSELETKPYQVIWATGQLYYGDVKKKLAGKEISSNIKIVPYIDNMPGLLPQMTCVVARSGATSLAEFTALGVPVILIPSPNVTHNHQMKNAMDMEKAGAALVIAEDDLNPNNFVSSIDHILLDTNYAKKMSEASKRLGVPDASDQVISVMENLIKNK
- the ftsA gene encoding cell division protein FtsA, translating into MDKTDLLVGLDIGTTSVKAVVADTASNEMQIIGAANGPTKGMRHGKIVDIDQTAESISAVLKKVAQKTNSKIYRVVTGIPVGLLQLENAVGLINIEENGREVTDNDVKRVLVTAIDTALKDGREAIAFLPNKFLIDGKTDVDDPRKMIAHSLEVHGILLTAPSADLHNIRKAIERAGYQNNFFVPTPLAIASVALDEGERTFGTIILDLGGGSTTATVIHENKIKYATIDLEGGIDITNDISVVLNTSKKEAEKIKLQFGYADPSLTSSDNQFPVNVVGENAPKMIDEEYLSEIINARLDQTFSRIGKGLKSHDAFNLPGGVVITGGTSALQGIDDIVKEDFGVKARIFQPDQMGLRNPMYAAGYGVVNYAYNLADIDYLVNSVIYGNQVTSPVSNQSSSQENMKFFKRRVTPSEMEQKEDYNKTSATSTVSTSEENDDKKNNKKGIKEFFKKFFD